Proteins encoded by one window of Epinephelus moara isolate mb chromosome 18, YSFRI_EMoa_1.0, whole genome shotgun sequence:
- the drc3 gene encoding dynein regulatory complex subunit 3 isoform X1: protein MDEESLKTAIMEEASKDTGPIFQAEGINFNEILQLRLGYRNILVIDHLWEFTSLTKLELNNNQIEKMEGLDQLLNLTWLNLSFNSIQKIEGLESLRKLEVLNLCNNRISVIENMDTLEKITLFFIANNHLGQLDNVLYLRGFKNLRSINLCGNPVSKEDEYKFFMAAHFPNLMYLDSKSLDEKTKNEASIKYRSVLFKMKLEELQKQEATEAEQRQEAEVKLHTDAFVEFLNGSHLFKSMIKDDPEAETLRCVPEVAQLLQTFEQQMVKLCMQLFEFGLAEHKCRETEVTSFFSGQSKAVTYYQGIASQILANFEQQHRERTEELQQLSDLDLLKVKMDQCNDEIDLLCNSLMELEFEMAGELENIIKLLDTTISDMVCNFSETAQEIFVQCRDLEDSYYEKVREVAVATLESVAKDNVDEDLPDDVKMLFTDKHTVMDALATGHDNHLLKINDRETQLVTRANAWKVALIKGIQHDKMKWHRIRISDTHRYRDYLREQLEKLL from the exons ATGGATGAGGAGAGTCTGAAGACGGCAATAATGGAGGAAGCCTCCAAAGATACTGGCCCTATTTTCCAGGCAGAGGGAATCAACTTCAATGAAATCCTCCAACTACGTCTGGGATACAGAA ATATCCTGGTGATTGACCACTTGTGGGAATTCACATCCTTGACCAAACTGGAGTTGAACAACAACCAAATAGAGAAGATGGAGGGCCTGGACCAACTGCTCAATCTGACATGGCTTA ATCTGTCATTCAACAGCATACAGAAAATCGAGGGTCTGGAGTCTCTGCGGAAGCTTGAAGTGCTGAATTTGTGCAACAACAGAATCTCTGTCATTGAAAACATGGACACACTTGAGAAAATCACCCTCTTCTTCATCGCTAACAACCACCTCGGACAGTTGGACAAC GTGCTCTATCTCAGGGGGTTCAAGAACCTGCGCAGCATCAACCTATGTGGGAATCCCGTCTCTAAGGAAGACGAATACAAGTTTTTTATGGCAGCCCACTTTCCAAACTTGATGTACCTAGACAGCAAATCACTTGACGAGAAGACA AAAAATGAAGCGTCTATCAAATACCGCAGTGTCCTCTTCAAGATGAAACTTGAGGAGCTGCAGAAGCAAGAAGCCACTGAGGCTGAGCAAAGACAGGAAGCTGAAGTCAAACTACACACA GATGCCTTTGTGGAGTTCCTGAATGGCTCTCACCTGTTTAAGAGCATGATCAAAGACGATCCGGAGGCAGAGACTCTACGCTGTGTGCCTGAAGTGGCTCAATTGCTTCAAACAT TCGAGCAACAAATGGTGAAGCTGTGTATGCAGTTATTTGAATTTGGTTTGGCTGAGCATAagtgcagagagacagaggtgaCTTCCTTCTTCAGTGGTCAGAGCAAGGCTGTGACGTACTACCAGGGCATTGCATCGCAGATATTGGCAAATTTTGAGCAGCAACACAGAGAG AGgacagaggagctgcagcagttaTCCGACCTGGACCTGCTGAAGGTTAAGATGGACCAGTGTAATGATGAAATCGACCTGCTCTGTAACAGCCTCATGGAGCTGGAGTTTGAGATGGCTGGCGAGCTGGAg AACATCATCAAATTGTTGGACACCACCATCTCAGACATGGTCTGCAACTTCAGTGAAACTGCTCAGGAGATAT TTGTGCAATGTCGAGATCTGGAGGATAGTTATTATGAGAAGGTGCGAGAGGTTGCTGTGGCAACTCTGGAGAGTGTGGCCAAGGACAACGTGGATGAGGACCTTCCAGATGATGTTAAAATG CTGtttacagacaaacacacagtgatggATGCACTGGCCACCGGCCACGATAACCACCTGCTGAAGATCAATGACCGAGAGACTCAGTTGGTTACACGTGCCAATGCCTGGAAAGTGGCCCTCATTAAAGGG ATTCAACATGACAAAATGAAGTGGCACCGCATCCGCATCTCAGACACCCACAGATATAGGGACTATTTGAGGGAGCAGCTGGAGAAGTTACTGTAG
- the drc3 gene encoding dynein regulatory complex subunit 3 isoform X2 yields MDEESLKTAIMEEASKDTGPIFQAEGINFNEILQLRLGYRNILVIDHLWEFTSLTKLELNNNQIEKMEGLDQLLNLTWLNLSFNSIQKIEGLESLRKLEVLNLCNNRISVIENMDTLEKITLFFIANNHLGQLDNVLYLRGFKNLRSINLCGNPVSKEDEYKFFMAAHFPNLMYLDSKSLDEKTKNEASIKYRSVLFKMKLEELQKQEATEAEQRQEAEVKLHTDAFVEFLNGSHLFKSMIKDDPEAETLRCVPEVAQLLQTFEQQMVKLCMQLFEFGLAEHKCRETEVTSFFSGQSKAVTYYQGIASQILANFEQQHRERTEELQQLSDLDLLKVKMDQCNDEIDLLCNSLMELEFEMAGELENIIKLLDTTISDMVCNFSETAQEIFVQCRDLEDSYYEKVREVAVATLESVAKDNVDEDLPDDVKMIQHDKMKWHRIRISDTHRYRDYLREQLEKLL; encoded by the exons ATGGATGAGGAGAGTCTGAAGACGGCAATAATGGAGGAAGCCTCCAAAGATACTGGCCCTATTTTCCAGGCAGAGGGAATCAACTTCAATGAAATCCTCCAACTACGTCTGGGATACAGAA ATATCCTGGTGATTGACCACTTGTGGGAATTCACATCCTTGACCAAACTGGAGTTGAACAACAACCAAATAGAGAAGATGGAGGGCCTGGACCAACTGCTCAATCTGACATGGCTTA ATCTGTCATTCAACAGCATACAGAAAATCGAGGGTCTGGAGTCTCTGCGGAAGCTTGAAGTGCTGAATTTGTGCAACAACAGAATCTCTGTCATTGAAAACATGGACACACTTGAGAAAATCACCCTCTTCTTCATCGCTAACAACCACCTCGGACAGTTGGACAAC GTGCTCTATCTCAGGGGGTTCAAGAACCTGCGCAGCATCAACCTATGTGGGAATCCCGTCTCTAAGGAAGACGAATACAAGTTTTTTATGGCAGCCCACTTTCCAAACTTGATGTACCTAGACAGCAAATCACTTGACGAGAAGACA AAAAATGAAGCGTCTATCAAATACCGCAGTGTCCTCTTCAAGATGAAACTTGAGGAGCTGCAGAAGCAAGAAGCCACTGAGGCTGAGCAAAGACAGGAAGCTGAAGTCAAACTACACACA GATGCCTTTGTGGAGTTCCTGAATGGCTCTCACCTGTTTAAGAGCATGATCAAAGACGATCCGGAGGCAGAGACTCTACGCTGTGTGCCTGAAGTGGCTCAATTGCTTCAAACAT TCGAGCAACAAATGGTGAAGCTGTGTATGCAGTTATTTGAATTTGGTTTGGCTGAGCATAagtgcagagagacagaggtgaCTTCCTTCTTCAGTGGTCAGAGCAAGGCTGTGACGTACTACCAGGGCATTGCATCGCAGATATTGGCAAATTTTGAGCAGCAACACAGAGAG AGgacagaggagctgcagcagttaTCCGACCTGGACCTGCTGAAGGTTAAGATGGACCAGTGTAATGATGAAATCGACCTGCTCTGTAACAGCCTCATGGAGCTGGAGTTTGAGATGGCTGGCGAGCTGGAg AACATCATCAAATTGTTGGACACCACCATCTCAGACATGGTCTGCAACTTCAGTGAAACTGCTCAGGAGATAT TTGTGCAATGTCGAGATCTGGAGGATAGTTATTATGAGAAGGTGCGAGAGGTTGCTGTGGCAACTCTGGAGAGTGTGGCCAAGGACAACGTGGATGAGGACCTTCCAGATGATGTTAAAATG ATTCAACATGACAAAATGAAGTGGCACCGCATCCGCATCTCAGACACCCACAGATATAGGGACTATTTGAGGGAGCAGCTGGAGAAGTTACTGTAG